One Gammaproteobacteria bacterium DNA segment encodes these proteins:
- a CDS encoding type II toxin-antitoxin system VapC family toxin: protein MTLVLDASVVLKWFFRDRGDEAHADNALAILYALDAGTVRLLEPPHFVAEMAAVLARENPDGALDDLVNLEALDWRLTAEQGIYATAVELSASLGHHLFDTLYHATALHEPGATLVTADERYYKKAKVIGRIVLLHRLELPGR from the coding sequence TTGACCTTGGTTCTTGACGCGAGCGTCGTGCTCAAGTGGTTTTTCAGGGACCGCGGGGACGAAGCCCATGCCGATAATGCGTTGGCGATTCTCTATGCGCTGGATGCTGGGACGGTACGGTTGCTGGAGCCGCCCCATTTCGTTGCCGAGATGGCCGCAGTGCTGGCACGTGAGAATCCGGATGGGGCCTTGGATGACCTGGTGAATCTCGAGGCCCTGGACTGGCGACTGACGGCGGAGCAGGGAATCTATGCGACGGCGGTGGAACTGTCCGCCAGCCTCGGTCATCACCTCTTCGACACCCTGTATCACGCCACGGCCCTCCATGAGCCGGGCGCAACCCTGGTGACTGCCGACGAGCGGTACTACAAAAAAGCTAAAGTAATCGGAAGGATCGTCCTTTTGCACCGGCTTGAGCTACCGGGGCGTTGA
- a CDS encoding group II intron maturase-specific domain-containing protein, whose protein sequence is MARIVADLNPMLRGWFVYFQHAHPWTFPRVDGFVRRRLRALLRKQQKRPGAGHCQSDHLRWPNAFFAAAGLFTMTEARTLASQSR, encoded by the coding sequence CTGGCGCGGATTGTGGCCGACCTGAACCCGATGCTGCGTGGCTGGTTCGTGTATTTCCAGCACGCGCACCCGTGGACCTTTCCTCGCGTGGACGGTTTTGTCCGACGTCGATTACGGGCGCTGTTGCGCAAGCAGCAGAAGCGCCCGGGAGCGGGTCATTGTCAGTCCGACCATCTCCGCTGGCCGAACGCGTTCTTCGCTGCGGCTGGGCTTTTCACCATGACCGAAGCCCGGACGTTGGCGAGCCAATCCCGATGA
- the ltrA gene encoding group II intron reverse transcriptase/maturase: protein MQRVESVSQEAKPDSSNPVEWPWVDRTIWTERMLAALGNGVQGTKWFSLIDKVHRPQTLERAWQDVRANRGSAGVDGQSVQRFEAHAERYLAELGEALGIGRYRPDAVRRVEIPKGTGTRPLGIPTVKDRIVQAAMKRVLEPIFEHQFLPMSYGFRPGRGCKDALREVDGLVREGYTHVVDADLAQYFDTIPHEALMARVEDRISDGRILDLLRAWLRQDVVAEIARWTPTRGSPQGAVISPLLANLYLHGLDVHMTQRGYRMVRYADDLVILCASPDEAQEALQELRHWVEANGLQLHPEKTRVGDCRQPGKALSFSGTGLKRDGGGYARRAARPFTTGSGPKPGAVVGIRWRGLWPT from the coding sequence ATGCAAAGGGTCGAGAGTGTCTCGCAAGAGGCTAAGCCAGACTCGTCCAACCCGGTGGAATGGCCGTGGGTGGACCGCACGATTTGGACGGAGCGCATGTTGGCGGCGCTGGGTAACGGCGTCCAAGGGACGAAATGGTTCAGTCTGATCGACAAGGTGCATCGCCCCCAGACCCTGGAACGGGCGTGGCAGGATGTGCGGGCCAACCGGGGTTCAGCGGGGGTGGATGGCCAGAGTGTGCAGCGTTTTGAGGCCCATGCCGAGCGGTATCTGGCGGAGCTGGGAGAGGCGCTGGGAATTGGACGGTACCGACCGGATGCGGTGCGTCGGGTGGAGATTCCGAAGGGGACAGGGACGCGTCCCCTGGGCATTCCGACGGTGAAGGACCGGATTGTGCAGGCGGCGATGAAGCGGGTGCTCGAGCCGATTTTCGAGCACCAGTTTTTGCCGATGAGTTACGGGTTTCGCCCGGGTCGCGGGTGCAAGGATGCGCTGCGGGAAGTGGATGGGCTGGTTCGGGAGGGCTACACCCATGTGGTGGATGCCGACCTGGCCCAGTACTTCGACACCATCCCGCACGAAGCGTTGATGGCCCGGGTCGAGGACCGGATCAGCGATGGTCGGATCCTCGACCTGCTGCGCGCCTGGTTGCGCCAGGACGTGGTGGCGGAGATAGCGCGCTGGACGCCGACCCGGGGCTCGCCCCAAGGGGCGGTGATCAGTCCGTTACTCGCGAATCTGTACCTGCACGGGCTGGATGTACACATGACCCAGCGCGGCTATCGGATGGTTCGGTATGCTGACGACCTCGTGATCCTGTGTGCCAGTCCGGACGAAGCCCAGGAGGCGCTGCAGGAGTTGCGGCACTGGGTGGAGGCCAATGGTCTGCAACTGCACCCGGAGAAGACCCGTGTGGGGGATTGCCGGCAGCCCGGGAAGGCTTTGAGTTTCTCGGGTACCGGTTTGAAGCGGGACGGCGGTGGGTACGCAAGAAGAGCCGCAAGGCCCTTTACGACCGGGTCCGGGCCAAAACCCGGCGCAGTCGTGGGGATTCGCTGGCGCGGATTGTGGCCGACCTGA